In Burkholderia savannae, one genomic interval encodes:
- the prfA gene encoding peptide chain release factor 1 — protein MKTSMQSKLDQLTTRLAELNDLLSRENVTADLDQYRKLTREHAEIGPVVEHYAQWRQARADELAAQELLGDASMRDFAEDELRGARERMGRLASELQTMLLPKDPNDERNIFVEIRAGTGGDESALFAGDLLRMYLRYAERQRWQVEMMSESASDLGGYKEVIVRIAGYGAYSRLKFESGGHRVQRVPATETQGRIHTSACTVAVMPEADEIGEVEINPADLRIDTFRASGAGGQHINKTDSAVRVTHIPTGIVVECQDDRSQHKNKDRALKVLAARIKDKQYHEQHAKEAATRKSLIGSGDRSERIRTYNFPQGRMTDHRINLTLYKLEQIMDGDLDELIAALVSEHQAELLASLGDAE, from the coding sequence ATGAAGACGAGCATGCAAAGCAAGCTCGACCAGCTCACAACCCGGCTGGCCGAACTGAACGACCTGTTGAGCCGCGAGAACGTCACCGCGGACCTCGACCAGTACCGCAAGCTGACGCGCGAGCACGCGGAAATCGGCCCCGTCGTCGAGCATTACGCGCAGTGGCGCCAGGCGCGCGCCGACGAGCTCGCCGCGCAGGAGCTGCTCGGCGACGCGTCGATGCGCGACTTCGCCGAGGACGAGCTGCGCGGCGCGCGCGAGCGGATGGGCCGCCTCGCGAGCGAACTGCAGACGATGCTGCTGCCGAAGGACCCGAACGACGAGCGCAACATCTTCGTCGAAATCCGCGCGGGCACGGGCGGCGACGAATCGGCGCTGTTCGCGGGCGATCTGCTGCGGATGTACCTGCGCTACGCGGAGCGGCAGCGCTGGCAGGTCGAGATGATGTCGGAGAGCGCGTCGGATCTTGGCGGCTACAAGGAAGTGATCGTGCGGATCGCGGGCTACGGCGCGTACTCGCGCCTGAAGTTCGAATCGGGCGGCCACCGCGTGCAGCGCGTGCCGGCGACCGAGACGCAGGGCCGCATCCACACGTCCGCGTGCACGGTCGCGGTGATGCCGGAAGCCGACGAGATCGGCGAAGTCGAGATCAATCCCGCCGACCTGCGGATCGACACCTTCCGCGCGTCGGGCGCGGGCGGCCAGCACATCAACAAGACCGATTCGGCGGTGCGCGTCACGCACATCCCGACGGGGATCGTCGTCGAATGCCAGGACGACCGCTCGCAGCACAAGAACAAGGACCGCGCGCTGAAGGTGCTCGCCGCGCGAATCAAGGACAAGCAGTATCACGAGCAGCACGCGAAGGAAGCGGCCACGCGCAAGAGCCTGATCGGCTCGGGCGACCGCTCCGAGCGAATCCGCACGTACAACTTCCCGCAGGGCCGGATGACCGATCACCGGATCAACCTGACGCTGTACAAGCTCGAGCAGATCATGGACGGCGATCTCGACGAGCTGATCGCCGCGCTCGTCAGCGAGCATCAGGCCGAGCTGCTCGCGTCGCTCGGCGACGCCGAATGA
- the hemA gene encoding glutamyl-tRNA reductase: MQLLTIGINHHTAPVALRERVAFPLEQIKPALATFKSVLLGHPAPNSPEAAILSTCNRTELYCATDDRAARDAAIRWMSDYHRIPADELAPHVYALPQSEAVRHAFRVASGLDSMVLGETQILGQMKNAVRTASEAGSLGTYLNQLFQRTFAVAKEVRGTTEIGAQSVSMAAAAVRLAQRIFEQVAQQRVLFIGAGEMIELCATHFAAQGPRELVVANRTAERGAKLAERFGGRAMPLADLPARMHEFDIIVSCTASTLPIIGLGAVERAVKARRHRPIFMVDLAVPRDIEPEVGELKDVFLYTVDDLGAIVREGNASRQAAVAQAEAIIETRVQNFMQWLDARSIVPVIRHMHTQADALRRAEVERAQKMLARGDDPAAVLDALSQALTNKLIHGPTSALNRANGADRDSLIELMRGFYQHAPRSSDSSGR; encoded by the coding sequence ATGCAGCTCCTCACGATCGGAATCAACCACCACACTGCGCCTGTCGCCCTGCGCGAACGCGTGGCGTTTCCGCTCGAACAGATCAAGCCTGCACTCGCGACGTTCAAGAGCGTCCTCCTCGGCCACCCGGCGCCGAATTCGCCCGAAGCGGCGATCCTGTCGACCTGCAACCGCACCGAGCTGTACTGCGCGACCGACGATCGCGCGGCGCGCGACGCCGCGATCCGCTGGATGTCCGACTATCACCGGATTCCCGCCGACGAGCTCGCGCCGCACGTGTACGCGCTGCCGCAGTCCGAGGCGGTGCGCCACGCGTTCCGCGTCGCGTCGGGGCTCGATTCGATGGTGCTCGGCGAAACCCAGATCCTCGGCCAGATGAAGAACGCGGTGCGCACCGCGTCCGAGGCCGGCTCGCTCGGCACCTACCTGAACCAGTTGTTCCAGCGCACGTTCGCGGTCGCGAAGGAAGTGCGCGGGACGACCGAGATCGGCGCGCAGTCGGTGTCGATGGCGGCCGCGGCCGTGCGGCTCGCGCAGCGGATCTTCGAGCAAGTGGCGCAGCAGCGCGTGCTGTTCATCGGCGCGGGCGAGATGATCGAGCTCTGCGCGACGCACTTCGCCGCGCAAGGCCCGCGCGAGCTCGTCGTCGCGAACCGCACCGCCGAGCGCGGCGCGAAGCTCGCCGAGCGCTTCGGCGGCCGCGCGATGCCGCTCGCCGACCTGCCCGCGCGGATGCACGAGTTCGACATCATCGTGTCGTGCACCGCGTCGACGCTGCCGATCATCGGCCTCGGCGCCGTCGAGCGCGCGGTGAAGGCGCGCCGCCACCGGCCGATCTTCATGGTCGACCTCGCGGTGCCGCGCGACATCGAGCCCGAAGTCGGCGAGCTGAAGGACGTGTTCCTCTACACGGTCGACGATCTCGGCGCGATCGTTCGCGAAGGCAACGCGTCGCGGCAAGCGGCCGTCGCGCAGGCCGAGGCGATCATCGAGACGCGCGTGCAGAATTTCATGCAGTGGCTCGACGCGCGCAGCATCGTGCCCGTGATCCGCCACATGCACACGCAGGCCGACGCGCTGCGCCGCGCGGAAGTCGAGCGTGCGCAGAAGATGCTCGCGCGCGGCGACGATCCGGCCGCCGTGCTCGACGCGCTGTCGCAGGCGCTCACCAACAAGCTGATCCACGGCCCGACGAGCGCGCTGAACCGCGCGAACGGCGCCGATCGCGATTCGCTGATCGAGCTGATGCGCGGCTTCTACCAGCACGCGCCCCGCTCGTCGGACTCGTCGGGCCGTTAG
- a CDS encoding aminopeptidase P family protein → MNARLPDPSPVPARLALLRGAMAREDLAAYVVPSADPHLSEYLPERWQARQWLSGFTGSVGTLVVTADFAGLWLDSRYWVQAEAQLAGTGVELMKMMGGQQTQPHVEWLAEHVPEGTTVGVDGAVLGVAAARALTSALTPRGIVLRTDLDLLDAIWPQRPSLPADAVFEHAAPQADTARAGKLAQVRRAMQEQGAQWHFVSTLDDLAWLFNLRGADVNYNPVFVAHALVGLERATLFVADGKVSAELATSLARDGVDVQPYDAAAAALAALPEGAGLLIDPRRVTYGLLQAVPQQVRVIEAVNPSTFAKSRKTPAEIEHVRATMELDGAALAEFFAWFEGALGRETITELTIDEQLTAARERRPGYVSPSFATIAGFNANGAMPHYRATRAAHATIEGDGLLLIDSGGQYLSGTTDITRVVPVGAIGDAHRRDFTIVLKAMMALSRARFPRGIRSPMLDAIARAPMWAAGLDYGHGTGHGVGYFLNVHEGPQVISHYAPAEPYTAMEEGMITSIEPGVYRPQKWGVRIENLVVNRTAGQTEFGDFLEFETLTLCPIDTRCVLPALLDDHERAWLNAYHAAVRERVGKHVSGDAKAWLDARTQPI, encoded by the coding sequence ATGAATGCCCGACTCCCCGACCCGTCGCCCGTGCCGGCGCGTCTTGCCCTGCTGCGCGGCGCGATGGCGCGCGAGGATCTGGCCGCCTACGTGGTGCCGTCCGCCGACCCCCATTTGTCCGAGTATTTGCCCGAGCGCTGGCAGGCGCGGCAATGGCTGTCGGGCTTCACCGGCTCGGTGGGCACGCTTGTCGTGACCGCCGATTTCGCCGGCCTCTGGCTCGACAGCCGCTACTGGGTGCAGGCCGAAGCGCAGCTCGCCGGCACGGGCGTCGAGCTGATGAAGATGATGGGCGGCCAGCAGACGCAGCCGCACGTCGAGTGGCTCGCCGAGCACGTGCCCGAGGGCACGACGGTCGGCGTCGACGGCGCGGTGCTCGGCGTCGCGGCGGCGCGCGCGTTGACCTCGGCGCTCACGCCGCGCGGCATCGTGCTGCGCACCGATCTCGATTTGCTCGACGCGATCTGGCCGCAGCGCCCGTCGCTGCCCGCCGACGCGGTGTTCGAGCACGCGGCGCCGCAGGCCGACACGGCGCGCGCGGGCAAGCTCGCGCAGGTGCGCCGCGCGATGCAGGAGCAGGGCGCGCAGTGGCACTTCGTCTCGACGCTCGACGATCTCGCGTGGCTCTTCAATCTGCGCGGCGCAGACGTGAACTACAACCCGGTGTTCGTCGCGCATGCGCTCGTCGGCCTCGAGCGCGCGACGCTCTTCGTCGCCGACGGCAAGGTGTCGGCCGAACTCGCGACGTCGCTCGCGCGGGACGGCGTGGACGTGCAGCCGTACGACGCGGCGGCCGCGGCGCTCGCCGCGCTGCCGGAGGGCGCGGGGCTTCTGATCGATCCGCGCCGCGTCACGTACGGGCTGCTGCAGGCGGTGCCGCAGCAGGTGCGCGTGATCGAGGCGGTGAATCCGTCGACGTTCGCGAAGTCGCGCAAGACGCCCGCCGAGATCGAGCACGTGCGCGCGACGATGGAGCTCGACGGCGCGGCGCTCGCCGAGTTCTTCGCGTGGTTCGAAGGCGCGCTCGGCCGCGAGACGATCACCGAGCTGACGATCGACGAACAGCTCACCGCCGCGCGCGAGCGCCGGCCGGGCTACGTGTCGCCGAGCTTCGCGACGATCGCGGGCTTCAACGCGAACGGCGCGATGCCGCACTACCGCGCGACGCGTGCCGCGCACGCGACGATCGAAGGCGACGGCTTGCTGCTGATCGATTCGGGCGGCCAGTATCTGAGCGGGACGACCGACATCACGCGGGTCGTGCCCGTCGGCGCGATCGGCGACGCGCACCGGCGCGATTTCACGATCGTGCTGAAGGCGATGATGGCGCTGTCGCGCGCGCGCTTTCCGCGCGGCATTCGCTCGCCGATGCTCGACGCGATCGCGCGCGCGCCGATGTGGGCGGCCGGGCTCGACTACGGGCACGGCACGGGGCACGGCGTCGGCTATTTCCTGAACGTGCACGAGGGGCCGCAGGTGATTTCGCACTACGCGCCCGCGGAGCCGTACACGGCGATGGAAGAGGGGATGATCACGTCGATCGAGCCGGGCGTGTACCGGCCGCAGAAGTGGGGCGTGCGGATCGAGAACCTCGTCGTGAACCGCACGGCGGGGCAGACCGAATTCGGCGACTTCCTTGAATTCGAGACGCTGACGCTCTGCCCGATCGACACGCGCTGCGTGCTGCCCGCGCTCCTCGACGACCACGAGCGCGCGTGGCTGAATGCGTACCATGCGGCGGTGCGCGAGCGGGTCGGCAAGCACGTGTCGGGCGACGCGAAGGCGTGGCTCGACGCGCGCACGCAGCCGATCTGA
- a CDS encoding isochorismatase family protein, with translation MANVAVIVVDMQRGLLQRANPAHRLDEVVAGINRLTAAARAAGAPVCFVQHDGDAADDIVPDTPGWRLHAELVCADADWRVRKRESDAFHDTPLAAQLDAHGIDAVVICGYASEFCVDSAARRAALLGYRTTVVSDLHTTNDRAHLSAAQVIAHHNFIWRNCTFSGNGVAPRPLDDVLVTEFA, from the coding sequence ATGGCGAACGTAGCGGTGATCGTGGTCGACATGCAGCGCGGGCTGCTGCAGCGGGCGAATCCCGCGCATCGGCTGGACGAGGTCGTCGCGGGCATCAACCGGCTGACGGCGGCGGCGCGCGCGGCGGGCGCGCCCGTGTGCTTCGTGCAGCACGACGGCGACGCGGCCGACGACATCGTGCCCGACACGCCCGGCTGGCGGCTGCACGCGGAGCTCGTGTGCGCGGATGCCGACTGGCGGGTCCGCAAGCGCGAAAGCGATGCGTTCCACGACACGCCGCTCGCCGCGCAGCTCGACGCGCACGGGATCGACGCGGTCGTGATCTGCGGTTACGCATCGGAATTCTGCGTCGATTCGGCGGCGCGCCGCGCGGCGCTCCTCGGCTACCGGACGACGGTCGTCTCCGATCTGCACACGACGAACGATCGGGCGCACCTGAGCGCGGCGCAGGTCATCGCGCATCACAATTTCATCTGGCGCAACTGCACGTTCTCGGGCAACGGCGTCGCGCCGCGGCCGCTCGACGATGTGCTCGTCACGGAGTTCGCATGA
- a CDS encoding HAD family hydrolase: MTIKAVVFDFGGVLIDWSPEYLYKQLIPDEAERRWFLTHVCGMDWVIKQDGGQTLEEATAERVAQFPEHEALIRAFYARWHEMIGGVLAGGAALVDRLDARGMPLFGLTNWSAQTFPYAWENFPVLRRFTDIVVSGRVKLVKPDPAIYREMRARIEPHLPGVAPHELVFIDDNAKNAAAATALGWHGIHHTSAGTTEARLRELGVLG, encoded by the coding sequence ATGACCATCAAGGCAGTCGTGTTCGATTTCGGCGGCGTGCTGATCGACTGGAGCCCCGAGTATCTGTATAAGCAGTTGATTCCCGACGAAGCCGAGCGGCGCTGGTTTCTCACGCACGTATGCGGGATGGACTGGGTCATCAAGCAGGACGGCGGCCAGACGCTCGAAGAGGCGACCGCGGAGCGCGTCGCGCAGTTTCCCGAGCACGAGGCGCTGATCCGCGCGTTCTACGCGCGCTGGCACGAGATGATCGGCGGCGTGCTCGCGGGCGGCGCCGCGCTCGTCGACAGGCTCGATGCGCGCGGCATGCCGCTTTTCGGCCTCACGAACTGGTCCGCGCAGACGTTTCCGTACGCGTGGGAGAACTTTCCGGTGCTGCGGCGCTTCACGGACATCGTCGTGTCTGGGCGCGTGAAGCTCGTGAAGCCCGATCCGGCGATCTACCGCGAGATGCGCGCGCGGATCGAGCCGCATCTGCCGGGCGTCGCGCCGCACGAGCTCGTCTTCATCGACGACAACGCGAAGAACGCGGCGGCCGCGACCGCGCTCGGCTGGCACGGGATTCACCATACGAGCGCCGGGACGACGGAGGCGCGGCT